Proteins encoded within one genomic window of Flavobacteriales bacterium:
- a CDS encoding 7-carboxy-7-deazaguanine synthase QueE yields the protein MNKEQQTLVDKGLMLPLMEAFYTVQGEGHYSGTPAFFLRIGGCDVGCHWCDVKESWDANLHPPTHINDMLINIQSTPAKTVVVTGGEPLMWDMGPLTELLKENGINVHIETSGAYPLSGTFDWICLSPKKNSPPQKAIIPLANELKVIVHNLNDFKWAEEFSVQCHDSCKLFLQPEWSKEKEMMPKIIDYVMNTPEWNISLQTHKYMGIP from the coding sequence ATGAATAAAGAACAACAAACATTAGTTGATAAAGGACTGATGCTTCCACTTATGGAAGCCTTTTATACCGTTCAAGGCGAAGGGCATTATTCAGGTACTCCTGCCTTTTTCTTGAGAATTGGTGGTTGTGATGTTGGTTGCCACTGGTGCGATGTAAAAGAAAGTTGGGATGCTAATTTGCACCCACCCACCCACATTAACGATATGTTGATTAATATACAATCTACACCTGCTAAAACAGTCGTTGTTACAGGAGGAGAACCCCTGATGTGGGATATGGGGCCACTGACAGAATTACTTAAAGAGAATGGTATAAATGTACATATAGAAACATCTGGAGCTTACCCACTCTCAGGAACTTTCGATTGGATTTGCCTTTCTCCCAAAAAAAATAGTCCCCCACAAAAAGCAATAATTCCTTTAGCCAATGAGTTAAAGGTAATAGTACACAACTTAAATGACTTTAAATGGGCAGAGGAGTTTTCTGTGCAGTGTCACGATAGCTGTAAATTATTTCTTCAGCCTGAGTGGAGCAAAGAAAAAGAAATGATGCCAAAAATCATTGATTACGTTATGAATACCCCTGAATGGAATATATCTTTGCAAACGCACAAATACATGGGCATCCCTTAA
- a CDS encoding PD40 domain-containing protein, which translates to MKYIFLLLFTPFILFGQNNTKSKKAYAKSIEFFQENNDKKATEFVLSAIRQDPDFLPPYLLLGQIKEEAGKTEEAIEHYLKGLSDNNPENAWGYWKVGILYMQIPNYVEAKRAFTHFLGFKNQSSKKVNSAKHQLKNCEFALEAITNPVDFDFKNMGEGINSEWEEYLPSISADGQLFVVTRRGPHQNNVVSEDFYQSTLKDGKWSLAQNMGTVNTFGNEGAQCLAPNGKVLFFTACDREDGMGRCDIYISFKRDGKWSEARNIGPSINSKHWDSQPTISPDGRELFFVSNRPGGYGNMDIWKSVLTENGTFSKPVNLGATVNTEFDEMSPFIHTDNQTLYFASNGHPGMGDFDLFMSRRNYPSAPWQRPINLGYPINTHGVENSLIVASDGKTAYFASDKSGYGQEDIFWFQLSQDFQAQQVAYVNAKVYDAKSETPLKANIEIVDLTTGEVMISSFTYTKTGELFTCLPANTNYAVNVSREDYLFHSENFELNDQSALQALRLDIPLQRLDRGNAVVLKNIFFDTDAYSLKKESEVELNTLFEFMQNNIDLSIEIEGHTDNVGSQEHNLTLSENRAKEVFSFLVDKGIDANRMTYKGFGDSKPIASNDNEEGRAENRRTAFRIK; encoded by the coding sequence ATGAAATATATTTTTCTTTTACTTTTCACTCCTTTTATACTCTTTGGACAAAACAACACTAAATCCAAAAAAGCCTATGCCAAGTCCATTGAATTTTTTCAAGAAAATAACGATAAGAAAGCCACAGAATTCGTTCTGTCGGCTATAAGACAAGACCCTGACTTTTTACCCCCATACCTTTTACTCGGTCAAATTAAAGAAGAGGCTGGCAAAACAGAGGAAGCTATTGAGCATTATCTCAAAGGACTTTCTGATAACAACCCAGAAAATGCTTGGGGCTATTGGAAAGTGGGGATACTGTATATGCAAATTCCTAATTATGTAGAAGCAAAACGTGCATTTACCCATTTTTTAGGTTTTAAAAATCAAAGCAGCAAAAAAGTTAATTCAGCCAAACACCAACTCAAAAATTGTGAATTTGCTCTAGAAGCCATCACTAATCCTGTTGACTTCGACTTTAAGAATATGGGTGAAGGTATAAACAGTGAATGGGAAGAGTATTTACCCAGTATTTCGGCAGACGGACAATTGTTTGTTGTTACCAGAAGAGGACCGCATCAAAATAATGTTGTTTCAGAAGATTTTTATCAAAGTACTTTGAAAGATGGCAAATGGTCATTAGCTCAAAATATGGGAACGGTTAATACCTTTGGGAATGAAGGGGCACAATGCCTAGCTCCAAACGGTAAGGTGCTTTTCTTTACCGCTTGCGATAGAGAAGACGGTATGGGCAGATGTGATATTTACATCAGTTTCAAACGCGATGGTAAATGGTCAGAAGCTAGAAATATAGGGCCTAGTATAAACAGTAAACATTGGGATTCTCAGCCTACTATTTCTCCAGATGGGAGAGAGTTATTTTTTGTCAGCAACCGACCAGGAGGTTATGGCAATATGGATATTTGGAAGAGTGTGCTTACCGAAAATGGCACTTTCTCAAAACCAGTGAATTTAGGGGCTACTGTAAATACAGAGTTTGATGAGATGTCACCATTTATACATACAGATAACCAAACTTTATATTTTGCTTCTAACGGACATCCAGGAATGGGCGATTTTGATTTGTTCATGAGTCGAAGAAATTACCCCTCAGCACCTTGGCAACGTCCTATTAATTTAGGTTACCCTATAAACACGCATGGAGTAGAAAACAGTTTAATAGTAGCTTCAGATGGTAAGACGGCTTATTTTGCTTCTGATAAATCGGGTTATGGTCAAGAAGATATTTTTTGGTTTCAATTGTCTCAAGATTTCCAAGCACAACAAGTGGCTTATGTAAACGCTAAAGTTTATGATGCCAAAAGTGAAACACCTCTCAAAGCAAATATTGAAATTGTTGACCTTACTACTGGTGAAGTAATGATTTCCTCTTTTACATACACCAAAACGGGCGAATTGTTTACCTGCTTGCCTGCCAATACTAACTATGCTGTTAATGTTTCTAGAGAGGATTATTTATTCCATTCTGAGAACTTTGAGTTAAATGACCAAAGTGCTTTGCAAGCTTTAAGGTTAGATATACCTCTACAACGTTTGGATAGAGGTAATGCCGTAGTTTTGAAAAACATCTTCTTTGATACGGATGCTTATAGCCTAAAAAAGGAATCCGAAGTAGAGCTCAATACGCTCTTTGAATTTATGCAAAACAACATAGATTTAAGTATAGAGATTGAAGGGCATACCGATAATGTAGGGTCTCAAGAGCATAACCTTACACTTTCAGAAAATAGAGCCAAAGAAGTATTTAGTTTCCTAGTTGATAAAGGCATTGATGCCAATCGAATGACTTACAAAGGTTTTGGAGATTCCAAACCTATCGCTTCCAACGATAATGAAGAGGGTAGAGCCGAAAACAGACGTACTGCTTTTAGGATTAAATAG
- a CDS encoding GNAT family N-acetyltransferase: protein MDFEIKLQPLNENDSKELLQLFTNEKVLQSYSESLLPKPQQIDDFIQQITTEGCWTWKIIKDDDSNQFLGICSLHHYDNITKSIEIGGTLLSEYWGKGIMITTFQELINQAKKDFDINRIIGKTLPDNKRALSLVKKLGFSVFFVNENETVVVKDLVEENSI, encoded by the coding sequence GTGGACTTTGAAATAAAACTACAACCCCTTAATGAAAACGATAGCAAAGAATTACTTCAACTGTTTACCAATGAAAAAGTACTTCAATCCTATTCAGAAAGCCTCTTGCCAAAGCCTCAGCAGATAGATGATTTTATTCAACAAATTACTACCGAAGGATGTTGGACGTGGAAAATCATTAAAGATGATGATTCAAACCAATTTTTAGGGATTTGTTCACTACATCACTATGATAACATTACTAAGTCGATTGAAATTGGTGGTACTCTTTTATCAGAATATTGGGGAAAAGGGATTATGATTACCACCTTTCAAGAACTCATTAATCAAGCAAAGAAAGATTTTGATATCAATCGTATCATTGGAAAGACACTGCCGGACAACAAAAGGGCTTTAAGCTTAGTCAAAAAGCTAGGCTTTAGCGTGTTTTTTGTAAATGAGAATGAAACTGTAGTCGTGAAAGATCTTGTAGAAGAAAACTCTATTTAA
- a CDS encoding c-type cytochrome, with protein MKNLILICTIASFMACDNASLKMDANEKTSNIEEGKRLVTALGCNDCHSPKKMTEFGPVPDEDLLLSGHPQSMPLSEYDPCIPNSGAWILFSGSGTAAIGPWGTSFASNLTPHETGLGDWSLNQFTKAMKEGKSKGLDNGRMLLPPMPWVCYASLTNDEIENIFDYLQSLEPIDNLVPNPIPPQ; from the coding sequence ATGAAAAATCTCATTCTAATCTGTACAATTGCCTCTTTTATGGCATGTGATAATGCATCTTTAAAAATGGATGCAAATGAAAAAACATCAAACATTGAAGAAGGTAAACGGCTCGTGACTGCACTTGGGTGTAACGACTGCCATTCTCCAAAGAAGATGACCGAATTTGGTCCTGTTCCAGATGAAGACTTACTGCTATCGGGTCACCCTCAAAGTATGCCATTATCGGAATACGACCCATGTATACCCAATTCTGGTGCTTGGATATTATTTAGCGGTAGTGGCACAGCAGCTATAGGTCCTTGGGGTACGTCTTTCGCTTCTAACCTTACGCCTCATGAAACAGGTCTAGGGGATTGGTCTTTAAATCAATTCACCAAAGCCATGAAGGAAGGCAAAAGCAAAGGCTTAGACAATGGACGCATGTTATTACCTCCAATGCCATGGGTATGCTATGCCAGTTTAACGAATGATGAAATAGAGAACATTTTCGACTATTTACAGTCTTTAGAACCAATTGATAACCTAGTACCTAACCCTATACCTCCTCAATAA
- the kdsA gene encoding 3-deoxy-8-phosphooctulonate synthase, protein MISKLNFKDSFFLIAGPCAIEGEEMAFEIATHIKSLCEELGIPFVFKGSYRKANRSRLDSFTGIGDEKALAILKKIRKELDVPTTTDIHSVEEAKLAAKSVDILQIPAFLCRQTDLLVAAAKTGKTVNIKKGQFLSPQAMQFAVQKVKDSGNNCVMLTERGSQFGYHELVVDFKGIPIMKEYAPVIMDVTHSLQQPNQSSGVTGGQPQLIETIAKAAIASGVDGIFLETHPNPSQAKSDGANMLPLDQLEDLLKKLVRLKKAL, encoded by the coding sequence GTGATAAGTAAACTGAATTTTAAAGACTCCTTTTTTCTCATAGCCGGACCCTGTGCCATAGAAGGCGAAGAAATGGCTTTTGAAATTGCCACACACATAAAATCCCTTTGCGAAGAATTGGGTATTCCTTTTGTGTTCAAAGGCTCTTACAGAAAAGCTAACCGATCGCGTCTGGATTCATTTACCGGTATTGGCGATGAGAAAGCACTAGCCATTCTCAAAAAGATTAGAAAAGAACTAGACGTTCCCACTACCACCGATATACATTCTGTAGAGGAAGCCAAATTAGCCGCTAAGAGCGTAGATATACTACAAATACCTGCATTCCTCTGCCGACAAACCGATTTGTTGGTAGCAGCTGCCAAAACAGGCAAAACCGTAAATATTAAGAAGGGACAATTTTTATCCCCTCAAGCTATGCAGTTTGCCGTACAAAAAGTTAAAGACAGTGGAAACAACTGCGTAATGCTTACCGAAAGAGGTAGCCAATTTGGTTACCACGAATTGGTAGTAGACTTTAAAGGCATACCAATCATGAAAGAGTATGCCCCTGTGATAATGGATGTTACTCACTCTCTGCAACAACCTAACCAAAGCAGTGGTGTAACGGGTGGTCAACCTCAACTTATAGAAACCATAGCCAAAGCCGCTATTGCTTCTGGTGTAGATGGTATCTTTTTAGAAACTCACCCCAACCCTAGCCAAGCTAAATCGGATGGAGCAAATATGCTACCTCTCGACCAATTGGAAGACTTATTGAAAAAATTAGTACGACTGAAAAAGGCCCTTTAA
- a CDS encoding replication-associated recombination protein A, producing the protein MNTTPLAERLRPKSLDDFIGQEHLIGKNGVLLKTLKNNIIPSIIFWGPPGVGKTTLANIIANQLDRPFYTLSAINSGVKDVREVITKAGSLGLFGKNVPILFIDEIHRFSKSQQDSLLNAVEKGIVTLIGATTENPSFEVISALLSRCQVYILESFEKIHLLQLLELAVQKDEILSQKKITIKESDALLRLSGGDGRKLLNVFELVVNTQTTNDITITNDLVMESAQENIALYDKSGEQHYDIISAFIKSIRGSDPNAAVYWLARMLEGGEDIKFIARRLIILASEDIGNANPTALIMANNCFQSVNVIGMPEARIILSHTAIYLASSPKSNSSYMAINEAQEMVRTKGALSVPLELRNAPTKLMKDLDYGKEYAYAHNYVNNFIEQEFLPDEIKGEVFYNPGDNEREKQIRKFLNSRWNDKYNY; encoded by the coding sequence TTGAACACTACCCCTTTAGCCGAACGATTAAGACCCAAATCACTAGATGATTTTATAGGACAAGAACACCTCATTGGAAAAAATGGTGTACTTCTCAAAACCTTAAAAAACAACATCATTCCATCCATCATTTTTTGGGGACCTCCAGGCGTAGGAAAAACAACCTTGGCGAATATTATAGCCAATCAGCTCGACAGACCATTTTATACCCTTAGTGCCATTAACTCTGGAGTAAAGGACGTACGTGAAGTTATTACAAAAGCTGGCTCTTTAGGGCTATTTGGCAAAAATGTTCCTATCCTATTCATTGATGAGATTCACCGTTTTAGCAAATCGCAACAAGACTCTCTTTTAAATGCTGTAGAAAAAGGCATAGTAACCCTCATTGGTGCAACGACTGAAAACCCTTCATTTGAAGTGATCTCGGCTCTTTTATCACGCTGTCAAGTATACATTTTAGAAAGCTTTGAAAAAATACATCTTCTTCAATTGCTTGAACTAGCTGTTCAGAAAGACGAAATTTTAAGCCAAAAAAAAATAACTATTAAAGAAAGTGATGCCTTATTACGACTCTCTGGAGGAGATGGTAGAAAATTATTAAATGTCTTTGAACTTGTAGTCAATACCCAAACCACCAATGACATTACCATAACTAACGATTTGGTTATGGAATCGGCACAAGAAAATATTGCTTTGTACGATAAATCAGGCGAGCAACATTACGATATTATTTCAGCTTTTATAAAATCCATAAGAGGCAGTGACCCCAATGCAGCAGTATATTGGCTAGCACGTATGCTAGAAGGTGGAGAAGACATTAAGTTTATTGCCCGAAGGCTAATTATATTAGCGTCCGAAGATATTGGCAATGCCAATCCTACGGCACTGATAATGGCTAATAATTGTTTTCAATCGGTAAATGTTATTGGAATGCCAGAAGCAAGAATCATACTCTCCCATACCGCCATTTATCTAGCTAGCTCACCAAAAAGTAATTCATCTTACATGGCAATTAACGAAGCTCAGGAAATGGTAAGAACAAAAGGCGCCCTGTCTGTACCACTAGAGTTAAGAAATGCCCCCACTAAGCTAATGAAAGACTTGGATTACGGTAAAGAATACGCCTACGCTCACAATTATGTCAATAATTTTATAGAACAAGAATTTCTTCCAGATGAAATAAAAGGTGAAGTATTCTACAATCCTGGAGACAATGAGAGAGAAAAACAAATACGAAAATTCTTAAATAGCCGTTGGAATGATAAATACAACTACTGA
- a CDS encoding T9SS type A sorting domain-containing protein — MKYLTLVSVLLISLSAFGQQYNGPESVDYDSEGDRYLISNSSDGKILSYDLENDVLESFVSGVGAGPHGLEVIGNEVYACSGSSLKAYDLQSGEETVNINLGATFANGITHKGNDVFVTDFIGKDIYRYNIPSGTFNMYIENLPKTPNGIFYDDIEDRLLVVCWGSNAPIYEIDMSDSTYSTATSTTLGSCDGIAMDNNGDFYVSAWSNNSINKFNSDFSGGSTVVVANMSSPADIYFNRDTDILAIPNSGNNTVIFEDFGDVTSFTCGLMGCMELSDNTGEYSTLEDCEADCQTITVEEFNTEDHLFYPNPIHSGGSIIWKFEDSEIEIYNFQGQMILRDKVIKNQPLELPLVKKGFYLLKTNDKQERILIH, encoded by the coding sequence ATGAAGTATTTAACTCTTGTAAGTGTTCTGCTCATAAGTTTGAGTGCTTTTGGACAACAATATAACGGCCCTGAAAGTGTAGATTACGATAGCGAGGGAGACCGCTACCTGATTTCCAATTCTTCTGATGGGAAAATACTTTCTTATGATTTAGAAAATGATGTACTTGAGTCATTTGTTTCAGGGGTTGGTGCTGGACCTCACGGATTAGAAGTTATTGGCAATGAAGTCTATGCCTGTAGTGGTAGCTCCTTAAAAGCTTATGACTTACAAAGCGGAGAAGAAACCGTTAACATCAATTTAGGAGCTACTTTTGCCAACGGCATCACGCATAAGGGTAATGACGTATTTGTTACTGACTTTATTGGTAAAGACATTTACAGATACAATATCCCAAGTGGCACTTTCAATATGTACATTGAAAACCTACCGAAAACACCAAATGGAATTTTCTACGATGATATAGAAGACAGACTTCTGGTAGTGTGTTGGGGAAGCAATGCACCCATCTACGAAATTGATATGAGTGACTCTACCTATTCCACAGCAACCTCTACAACATTAGGTTCTTGTGACGGTATTGCTATGGATAATAATGGAGACTTTTATGTTTCTGCATGGAGCAACAATTCCATTAACAAATTTAATAGTGACTTTAGTGGTGGCTCTACCGTTGTTGTAGCTAATATGAGTTCACCTGCTGATATCTATTTCAATAGAGATACAGATATACTAGCCATTCCAAACTCTGGAAACAATACAGTCATTTTTGAAGACTTTGGTGATGTAACAAGCTTTACATGTGGACTAATGGGCTGCATGGAACTGTCTGACAACACCGGAGAGTATTCCACATTAGAAGACTGTGAAGCCGATTGCCAAACCATTACGGTAGAGGAATTTAACACAGAAGATCATTTATTCTACCCTAACCCAATCCATAGTGGTGGAAGTATCATTTGGAAATTCGAAGATTCAGAAATAGAAATATACAATTTTCAAGGGCAGATGATTCTTAGAGATAAGGTTATTAAAAACCAACCATTAGAACTTCCATTAGTCAAAAAAGGGTTTTATTTGTTAAAGACAAACGACAAACAAGAAAGAATTCTAATTCACTAA
- a CDS encoding PQQ-dependent sugar dehydrogenase — translation MSKYIFTVILCLFFLNQTLSQTHPLDEGTVLMEREVVNGLDVPWEIKWGPDNHIWVTERSGQISRVNVETGEKYPILNLEAQLYDSGESGLLGMEIHPEFNNGAPYVFLAYTYGFSANASEKIVYYEYDAEEDALINETVIVDGIDGNSTHIGCRLLAIDNTTLLITTGDAQDWNASQDSDALTGKTLRVNINKDSDDFGNPKSDNPNPNSYVYSIGHRNAQGLAVAPNGIVYSSEHGPNNDDELNIIESNLNYGWPNVQGFCDDFADMYYADDLSSSFSENDYCEENNIVEPLWSSGSSSTIAPSDIIWYDHPSIPEFQNSLLMTVLKAKKLVRFTFNEAGDLIESETDFFQYEWGRLRDICVAPNGKIYLATNGNSWPSQGPNEIIELWNDDYIYAATFNCTVDGCVEVNDGLGEYSTIDDCTNACTSPTGIDDNSAKAFSFYPNPNSTEGQLLFNIDADPFHLQIMNIQGQLVHEQKVENKRLNLNGLIENGVYFIKANTHNGKLIIN, via the coding sequence ATGAGCAAGTATATATTCACTGTAATTTTATGCCTATTTTTTTTAAACCAAACTTTATCACAAACTCATCCACTAGATGAAGGAACGGTATTAATGGAAAGGGAAGTCGTTAATGGTTTGGATGTTCCCTGGGAGATAAAATGGGGTCCAGACAACCACATATGGGTAACTGAGCGGTCGGGACAAATTAGCCGTGTGAATGTTGAAACAGGAGAAAAATACCCTATTCTGAATTTAGAAGCTCAATTGTACGACTCAGGTGAATCAGGATTACTTGGAATGGAAATTCATCCAGAATTTAATAACGGTGCTCCTTATGTGTTTCTGGCTTACACCTATGGTTTTTCAGCTAACGCTAGTGAGAAAATAGTGTATTACGAATACGATGCTGAAGAAGATGCCCTAATTAACGAAACGGTTATTGTTGATGGTATTGACGGTAACAGTACCCACATTGGATGTCGATTGCTAGCCATTGACAACACTACCCTTTTAATTACTACTGGAGATGCTCAAGACTGGAACGCTTCTCAGGATAGTGATGCACTTACTGGTAAAACCCTTAGAGTTAATATCAATAAGGATAGTGATGACTTCGGTAATCCTAAATCAGATAATCCAAATCCAAACAGCTATGTATACAGTATTGGTCATAGAAATGCACAAGGGCTAGCTGTAGCTCCAAACGGTATTGTTTATAGTTCAGAGCACGGTCCTAATAACGATGATGAGTTAAATATTATTGAATCGAATCTAAACTACGGATGGCCTAATGTTCAAGGTTTTTGCGATGACTTTGCAGATATGTATTATGCCGATGATTTAAGTAGTTCCTTTTCCGAAAACGATTATTGTGAAGAAAACAATATTGTAGAGCCTTTATGGAGTAGTGGCTCTTCTTCAACTATTGCTCCTTCAGATATCATTTGGTACGACCACCCTTCTATACCAGAATTTCAGAACTCATTATTGATGACGGTTCTAAAAGCAAAGAAGCTGGTTCGCTTTACATTCAACGAAGCCGGAGATTTAATAGAGTCTGAAACTGACTTTTTTCAATACGAATGGGGACGCTTAAGAGATATATGTGTTGCTCCTAATGGAAAGATTTACTTAGCTACTAACGGTAATTCATGGCCAAGCCAAGGACCTAATGAGATTATTGAGCTTTGGAATGACGATTACATTTATGCAGCAACTTTCAACTGTACTGTTGATGGTTGTGTTGAAGTAAACGATGGCTTGGGTGAATACAGTACTATTGACGATTGTACCAATGCTTGTACAAGCCCCACTGGCATAGATGATAATTCTGCTAAAGCGTTTAGCTTTTACCCTAACCCAAACTCAACTGAAGGGCAACTGCTTTTCAATATCGATGCCGATCCATTTCACCTTCAAATCATGAACATTCAAGGGCAATTGGTACACGAACAAAAAGTAGAAAACAAACGCCTAAACCTTAACGGATTAATTGAAAACGGTGTGTACTTTATAAAAGCCAACACCCACAACGGAAAACTAATCATAAACTAA
- a CDS encoding LPP20 family lipoprotein produces MKRLITTTLKMNKLLFPIAFLLFFSCNSPQKLTESLDGIPEWVKEYPISETHYTGIGIADKSTHPLDYIKIAQQNALQNLMSQIKVTISSQSVFLQMERENGYEEDFKSNIEVKAKEILEGYELVSTYTQTNEYWVYYQLSKQKYHETRNARIQEAIEESKYFLDKAVLFSTPYKDKYIYYVQALAKLEPYLSEPLLTEFDRENVYLGSEIIARFRSYVDDYQLFCLSKKISAMIGNTVSKIDIAVEYEGNRLSNIPVMAVSADLELKDFSKTTNENGVFTTSVPKIKSTQAVQKIEAGINFQEWLDEGTKSEFIQKLFKSIKTHQINIPIYVYTPTVFVSSEEKHFNVDKKESELRFAAESALTKMGFTPVGNKNDAQLIMSISADTQKGREVKNQKMFTAFLNMSIQVKDLQGRIVFSDNINKLKGIQLDFNQADLNAYQLAKDEISNSVIADFVDSFTKD; encoded by the coding sequence GTGAAAAGATTAATAACTACAACCCTGAAAATGAATAAACTTCTATTTCCCATTGCATTTTTATTATTCTTCTCTTGCAATAGTCCACAAAAACTGACTGAAAGTTTGGATGGCATACCAGAATGGGTAAAGGAATACCCTATTTCTGAAACGCATTATACCGGCATTGGAATTGCCGATAAAAGCACACACCCTTTAGACTACATTAAAATTGCTCAGCAAAACGCTTTGCAAAATCTAATGTCACAGATTAAAGTAACCATATCGTCTCAATCGGTATTCTTGCAAATGGAAAGAGAAAATGGTTATGAGGAAGATTTTAAATCAAATATTGAAGTCAAAGCCAAAGAAATTTTAGAAGGTTATGAACTGGTAAGTACATATACTCAAACTAATGAATATTGGGTATACTACCAACTGAGTAAACAAAAGTATCACGAAACAAGAAATGCTAGAATTCAAGAAGCCATAGAAGAGTCTAAATACTTTCTAGACAAAGCGGTATTATTCTCCACGCCTTACAAAGACAAATACATTTATTACGTACAAGCACTGGCAAAGCTAGAGCCGTATTTGAGTGAGCCACTACTGACTGAATTCGATAGAGAAAATGTATATCTAGGAAGTGAAATTATCGCCCGTTTTCGCTCTTATGTTGACGATTATCAACTCTTTTGCCTTAGCAAAAAGATTAGTGCAATGATTGGCAATACCGTTTCTAAAATTGACATTGCTGTAGAATACGAAGGCAATAGACTATCGAACATTCCTGTAATGGCAGTATCTGCTGATTTGGAATTAAAAGACTTTAGTAAAACGACTAATGAAAACGGAGTTTTTACCACTTCGGTGCCAAAAATAAAAAGCACACAAGCAGTACAAAAAATAGAAGCCGGTATAAATTTTCAAGAATGGCTAGATGAAGGTACAAAAAGTGAATTCATACAAAAGCTTTTTAAAAGCATAAAAACACATCAAATAAATATTCCTATTTACGTCTATACCCCTACTGTATTTGTTAGTTCTGAGGAAAAGCATTTCAATGTCGATAAAAAAGAATCGGAACTTCGATTTGCTGCTGAAAGTGCTTTAACAAAAATGGGCTTTACCCCCGTTGGCAATAAAAACGACGCTCAACTTATAATGAGCATTAGTGCCGACACTCAAAAAGGCAGAGAAGTCAAAAACCAAAAGATGTTTACAGCTTTCCTAAATATGTCTATACAAGTGAAGGATTTGCAAGGACGTATAGTTTTCAGCGATAACATCAATAAACTAAAAGGCATTCAGCTAGACTTTAATCAGGCTGACTTAAACGCCTATCAGCTTGCAAAGGATGAAATCAGCAATAGTGTTATTGCTGATTTTGTAGATAGTTTCACAAAAGACTAA